The Nicotiana tomentosiformis chromosome 2, ASM39032v3, whole genome shotgun sequence genome includes the window CATCATCTCCCTTATTACAGAAATTTGTTGGATTTACTTGAAGGCACGTAGGTACATATATACTTAAGATTACTTGGCCTGGATTGATATGTGTTGCGTTTACTCACGATTATTTTGTTTAATAAATAGTTCGTATGGAGGCCATACAGCGACACACTCATAGCTGGATTGCCAAATTATTGCTCCCGCGGTCGAGCTATGtgaatgtcacgccccaaactaggggaggcaagactggcactcgatactatattcgatcgagttagccactaaacatactagctaactagactgggggctcaacagatcgggcagcacaacatctgaaatgctaagcctggaccgtaaggttatgacatgaataacaataagccatataaacataggtaaacaagccaaaataataaaatactagctggccgacgaggccgcgactgaagacatacatgcctacacacctatatacatgccaagcctatgggctagagactgaaagcagcaaaaaaaagaaacccagaatattatgtccacaatagcctctaagaatgtcataagcactgtcgggataaggccccaactatacccaaactgtacaacaaaaataaccatcctatgaaagctccaggaagaggtggagcttaccaactcacagctgaaccccgaaatcctagagaaggggtcgatcagagtccctacctggacctgaacacacgaaacaaaaatgcagtgtccccaggcaacgggacatcagtacgaataaaaatgtactggtatgtaaggcagaaagtagaatcatacatagctgatataaaaaggtaataaagataccacctgacactgaaactctaatagcctccatggccgacatccgacctcatagtaataaaatatgcatggtatgctcgtgtaatcgtatgtcgtgaatacatatatattgatataaatgcatgacatacccaaccaaatgctagcaatggcggtctctcccggtagctaaccggtatcatattgccaacctgtggccatctgtacaatatatatagtctttcgggcaaataggccccttacctccgattatagctcgaagtccatacataatatgtcatgtatgatatgaactttgaatgcacataataggccataacaagaacttagccaaccttggctcattggtactcttattctcataatatCATACTCACCTTCGAatcgcatacaaatgtctcgtggaacctcatatcttttttttaataagtttgaaaacttaactcgaattttagaaagataacttaactctgaatatgttcataaatagcttaaggtgcttcacttagtccttatacctgatttcttgataattagtaaaagaaagtatttcaaaaaaaaatcaaatgttttagtagtttaaacataaaaattatatttgaaaattttgaaatcgacgtgtcactttagagattttaaaatacactttaacaaggaagaaggaaTGATCtcaaatactaaatgcctttatttttaagtcacacaacccaaagacgaataagaattcatatatatggatatatatttaagaaagccgacaaaatgacatatatagatgtcgaataccctttttaaccgaacgagtagaatatcaacctaatagcatcatgaaaatacttcagctacgataccaatgccttttacagaaggtctttctagcaacagaatagtaaaatatcacatttggcgtcttaggaatttcctaaaattcgtgctaaaaagaaaggacgaagcttagccttaacatacctctccaaacgaacgtccgaatgcctgtagttccttcacgaaagttgttccttacatcctaagcttcgaaaccactatatatatgcagcttatacgcacctataaataacataaatgagtttaaatcggcaaatttgccatatgaccctaacttgatgaaacgcccgtagaactttataaaaacgatcataaaagagtcccaagatgattaccttagcaaaccaagtataaatcctgaagaaccagcaagaaATACAATTttctatcttccaaaaatagctccaaacacagctaatagaaggggaaaacgattgcaaagcgtagagattgcgcttctaggcacgggggcaaactttaacgatagaaatcgttaaaaacgcaccttaatcactcaagaacaccatgaaatcctcTCTTAAACTTTCTCACTGTTTTGGGACGAAGATAAaatgttttggggtcttaaaagtcggattttccgacttataccacttgtttgacccgacccggttcgcgacccgatttcagcCTGGACAGTCCATGGTAAAACAGTCATAACTTTGTACTCCAATGTCAgtttgatgtgagatttctttggttacaaactagactcgtagaccttcgatTTGGTAGGTTGTGGGTCCCATAGCTCTTTATATATTAGGAGAAATAAGctgatacatttgacccaaagtttagaaaatttattagagaaatttacgataacttttgccgacctttatttcgcaacttgcttgactccaaaacttaacatgtgaccagtgtgatattataatacctcataatacattattcttagcatattatatactcttagtcttatcccacaggtgcaagttaacttaaaccgtccgaacgcgcggggtgctacccgagccatttctttaaccatgaccttttgtttaagggattcctttgacttaaagctttagtttagttccttgatattatcacacattttcagtcttattctcccaatgtgctatacccaatcatatatacctaatataaccacgccacgttacgtatattacgtaagagaagagagaaacactTGGGGTCTCACAGTCTCCCCCCCCTAAGAACATTCGTCCGCGAATGGTTCAAGTCAATTCCTTGGTTTCATTTCTTGTCCGCTAATACGTTATTTGCGAGGCTATATTTGTTACATTTGCAAAGCATAAATCAAATTCTGAAGATTCCAACTACTAGGCTTCGTATAGCTATCTcgcaataaaaaaaattaaattgcacTTTCAAGTCATTTAAAATCCAATTAAGTTGTTGTAAAGAAATAATTGGCAATTATTTAAATGGGACTCACCTTAAGTCGTAAATAGGTGGGGGTACTTCTTCCTCATTTCCTCCTCAGCTTCCCAGGTCATTTCCTCGATGTTGttatttcgccataacactttcacggaagccacttctttagttcgaagcttccttacctgccgatctaaaataactACTGGTACCTCTGCATAAGATAAGTCTTCAGCAATGTGAATATCCTCAATGGCGGTAATACGTGAAGGATCTCCAATGCACTTccgcaacatagatacatgaaacacaggatggactgcttccaattctaaaggcaaatcaagctcgtatgccaccctaccaatcctccgaataatcttatacggtccaacatacctggggctgagcttccccttctttccaaatcgcatgacgcccttcataggcgatactttcaggaaaacccaatcttctacatcaaactctaagtctcgtcgtcgaaCATCTGCATAAGACTTTTGCCGACTTTGTGCTGTACGCAGCCAGTCTCTAATAAGTTTTACCTTTTCCATTGCTTACTGGACTAAGTTAGGACCTAGCAACTCTACATCCCCGACCTCGAACCAACCGATCAGTGACCTACACTTCCGCCCGTATAGTGCttcgtaaggagccatctgaatactagcttggaagctgttattataagcaaactcaataagaggtagatgatcatcccaacttcctttaaaatctagcacgcaggcacgtaacatatcctcaactgtctgaatagtacgctctacctgtccatcagtttgcggatgaaaagtggtgctaagatttacctgcgtgcctagacccttctgaaaagatttccaaaaatatgctgtaaattgagcccctcgatcagagataatagataatggcactccgtgaagacgaacaatctctcgaatgtaaagcTTGGCATAATCCTCGGCTGGATATGTCGTCCTGACTGGCAGGAAATGAGcagattttgtaagcctatcaataattacccaaataGAATCATACCTCCGTGGAGTGCGAGGCAAACTAGCGATGAAGTCCATATTTATCATGTCCCATTTCCATAATAGAAGCTCAATACACTGAGTTAGGCCTCCAGGCCTCTGATGTTCGGCTTTAACTTGCTGGCAGTTGGGACATTGGGCTACCATCTCCgcgatatcttttttcattccattccaccaatagatctgtcgaaggtcttgatacatctttgtcgctccgAGATGAACTGCATATCTAGAATAATGGGCCTCCGAAATAATATTGGCACGGAGCTCTCCTACTGACGGTACACATAAGCGGCCCCGgtatctaaggactccatctccAGTTAGCTCAAATAAAGGTTGTCGCTGCTGTGGAATACTTTCCCTCAGTTTTATAAGCTCAAGATCCTCGTGTTGTCGCTCTTTCACTTCAGTAACAAAAGAAGATTTTGCCGTATTCTGAACGAGAATGCATCCACCATCTGCATCTACCAAACGCACCTGCAAACTAGCTAGATGGCATAGATATTTGGTCATCTTGACCTTATCAGCTTCAACATGGCTTAGACTGCCCATGGACTTCCGGCTAAGGGCATCAACAACAATATTAGCTTtgccgggatgatataaaatatcaacatcatagtcctttagtaattcTAGCCATCTTCTTTGTTGTAGGTTTAGCTCCCTCTATTTaaataaatactgaaggctctggtGGTCTGTGAAAACATCAATAtgaaccccatatagataatgccgccaaatctttaggggaaatacaactgcggctaactcaagatcgtgcgtAGGATAGTTCTGTTCATGTTTTCGTAACTGTCTGGAGGCGTAcgcgataaccttaccatgctgcataagaacacaacctaggccaattctcgaggcatcacaatatacaacataaccctcggtgccatccggaagagtcaagacaggtgccgtagtaagccttttctttagttcctgaaaactttgttcacatgcctcagtccactgaaacttagctcccttatgtgtcagtttcgtcaatggtgcagagatagaggaaaatccctccacaaaccttcggtaataccctgccaagcctaaaaagctacgaacctctgtcggattcaagggcctcggccaagtcatcacagcttcaatcttttggccatcaaccttgataccatcgccggtaataacatgaccaagaaatgctacagaagttagccaaaatttacatttagagaatttagcatataacctgTAGTCCTGGAGAGTCTGCAATATAGCTCgcaagtggtccgcatgctcGGCTTCCGATCGCGAATAtatcaggatgtcgtcaataaacacaatcacaaattcatccaagaatggtttgaatacccggttcataagatctataaaggctgttggggcatttgtaagCCCAAAAGACATGACAAGGAATTCAAAATGGCCATACCTCATCCTAAATGCTGTTTTTGGGATATCAATATCCCTGACTCGTAGCTGATGATAACTGGATCGCAAGTCGATCTTCGAAAAGCatttggcaccttgtaactggtcgaacaagtcatcaatccatttaagaggatacttattcttgatagtgactttatttagttgcctgtagtcaatgcacatccgtaaggacccatctttctttcgaacAAAGAGCACCGGAGCACCCCATGGGGATGTACTTGGCCTAATAAACACCTTTATCAAGCAAGTCCttcagttgttccttcaattcccttaGCTCTGCAGGAGCTATTCTGTAGggaggaatggatataggctgcgcaTCAGAAAGCAAATCTATAGCGAAATCGATTTCCCTTTCGGGGGAATTCCTGGAAGCTCGTCAGGGAATACCgtcgggaattcattcacaataggaaccgactgaagagtcgctggctccttatctatatccctaacatgaaccagatggtatatacaacctttagcaataaacttccgagccctaaggtatgaaataaacttacccttgggcgtggctgcattacctttccattcaaggacaggctcaccaggaaaatgaaatcggaccaactttgcacgacaatcaatattagcataacaagctgccaaccaatccatacccataatgACATCTAAGTCTAGCATAACCAATTCAACTAAATCAACAGAGGTTGGACGGTCATTAATTAACACTGTACAATCTCGATAGACATGATTAGCTACAATAGAGTCGCCAACTGGCGTAGACACCTCAACTGGCTGTGGCAACAACTCAGATCTCATGTCAAGCTTACCagcaataaatggagtaatatatGAAAATGTAGAGCCGGGATCCAACAATGCATAAATGGCATGAGACTGTattgtcaatatacctgtgacaacatctggggaTGCCTCTAAATCCTGTCGGCCTGTGAGTGCATAAAAGCGGTTCTGGCCACCACTAGAACCTGAGGTGTCTCCTCCACCTCTCCCCCTACCACAGCCCTGAGTAGACTGTGGACCTGGTCGGGGAGCACGGACTGAGGGCGAAGAGGCTGCTGTGAATCCTGAAGGCTGAGCTGGTGTACCTCTGCCTAACCCCGGGCATTGGCTAATATAATGTCCTGTCTGCCCACAATGAAAACATGCACTCGAACCCTGTCTACTTGCTCGGTGTGCAGCTTACCGCACTGAGTACATGGAGGAGTAAGCTGTCTCATCTGTGCAGAACGCTCCTGTCGATGGCCCTCAGGCTGGCCTGAGCTCTGCCCCGGTCCTGATTGAATATAACGATCAAACCGCTGGCCCTGCATCTGTGGTGGGAAACTACCTGCTGACCGAGGTGGATATCGATGGAGTGGGGGCCTAAAATCAACTCGTGGCTCCCTATAAGACCCCATAGTACGAGCCCTCTTACTCTTCTCCCTATCCCTGCGAGTATCAAGAATCTGATGGGAAAGGTCCTCTGTAGTCTGAGCGAAAGCGGTATGCGGGAAATATCTACATCATCCGATAGGGATACAACCCTACAGTCTCTAATCAGATGATCCCCCAAACCATCCACATAATGATGAACTCTAGCCCTCATGGTACGTACTATATCTGGTGCATACCTTGCCAAAGAATTAAACTTATGGCTATAATCCCTCACACTCATATCCCCCTGCTTTAGGCTAAGAAACTGGTCAAGACGGGCCTCCCGAACCTCCCGTGGCAAATAATGGGCTAAAAAGCCTCAGAGAAGTCCTCCCACTCTGCTGGCGGAGCATCAGGTCCTCTAGATCTCTCCCATGCCTCATACCATAGGACGGCTACATCACGTAGTCGAAAAGAAGCCAACTCCACAGCCTCGGTGACGGAGGCGTGCATCACCCTCAATACTCTATACATATGGTCtataaagtcctggggatcctcaatGGAACTGGATCCTATAAATAATGGAGGGGCCAAGTGAAGAAACTCTCGTACCGTCGAGCTTCCTATCCGATCTCTCCAGGCATCTGCTCCTGACTCTAGTTGTCGCTCATGAATAGAAACCATCTTAGTCAGTAACTGAACAACCTCCCTCATCCCCTGCTCCCCAGTCTCTGATGGGGGAACAATAGGTGCTGGAGGACCTGTGTCTCTAGCTGCCTCAGGTACCAATGGAACTGGTGAGGCTGGGGGTACTGCATCTCCATGGGCTCCAACAAGTGCTGGGGAAGCTGAAACTAGGGGTACTGGAGACTTACTGTGAGCCTCTAAGGGAAATCTATCCCTCTGACCCGGTGGGGAACGACTGGTACCTTCTCCCGGATCCATACCTATCTCTCACTGTGCCATCTCCTGAGCGTAGGTAGCCTGTTAGATAGGAAACAcaaagcacgatttagatttcatatgttcttataacttcgctctatagcacgatctattaattgaaagaaatgtaaccattcctaaatgcctcataacctcctgattataagtgtggtgcacaatacacccataagcaagactctactagacacggcttgtggaCTCCCTAAGatacgacctgctctgataccaagtttgtcacgccccaaactaggggaggcacgactggcactcgatactatattcgatcgagttagccattaaaca containing:
- the LOC138906266 gene encoding uncharacterized protein; the encoded protein is MSVRDYSHKFNSLARYFPHTAFAQTTEDLSHQILDTRRDREKSKRARTMGSYREPRVDFRPPLHRYPPRSAGSFPPQMQGQRFDRYIQSGPGQSSGQPEGHRQERSAQMRQLTPPCTQCGHYISQCPGLGRGTPAQPSGFTAASSPSVRAPRPGPQSTQGCGRGRGGGDTSGSSGGQNRFYALTGRQDLEASPDVVTGILTIQSHAIYALLDPGSTFSYITPFIAGKLDMRSELLPQPVEVSTPVGDSIVANHVYRDCTVLINDRPTSVDLVELVMLDLDVIMGMDWLAACYANIDCRAKDIDKEPATLQSVPIVNEFPTPISIPPYRIAPAELRELKEQLKDLLDKGVY